The genomic DNA TCGACCACCTGCGCGGTAAATCCACAGCGGGGCTGTCCGACCGAGTGTTACTGGGGTAAAGCCGAGGTATTTGCAGGGGTCTTGCGGGGTTCGGGAGTCTTGCTGGGTTCTGGACTCTGTCGGCGCCTGCGTTTGGGGGAGCCCAGTATCAGGTTGAGCCGGACAAGAACCCGGACTCTTGCCCACGCCTAGGTCTGGGCGCATTCGAGGGCCGCGCCGAACTACAGCGACCTACGCCCCTCAAGCGCACGTCCAAGCGTCACCGAGTCCGCATACTCCAGGTCTCCACCCATCGGTAGCCCCATCGCAAGCCGAGACGTTGCAACCCCGATCGTCTGAAGCGTTCGCGCAAGGTAGGCGGCTGTTGCTTCTCCTTCAACATTCGGGTTCGTTGCGAGAATCACCTCGGTGACGTCTCCATCGTGGAGGCGACCAAGGAGCTGCCCAATGCGGAGCTGTTCGGGACCGATCCCATGAATGGGATCGATAACACCTCCGAGCACGTGATAGCGTCCCCGGAACACGCGTGCTGCCTCAATCGCCTGAATGTCCTTGGGTTCCTGGACAACACAGATCACCGATGGATCACGCCGCACATCCCGGCAAATTGAGCACTGATCTTCCTCGGTGAGGTTCCCACAGATTTCACAGTGGTGAACACGGGATCGCACGGCTCCGATAGCCTCGACCAAGCGGGAGACATCCTCAGGATCTGAATCAAGCACAAATAGTGCCATGCGTTGCGCTGATTTCGGGCCGATCCCAGGCAACCGACCGAACTCATCAATGAGGTTTTGGAGTGCACCCTCGTACATGCCTTAATTCTTTCCCTCGTCGTACACTTCCTCGACCACTTTGCCTCCGAGGATATCGAGCACCGCCGACAATCCGAAATTCGTTGACGTTTCCAGGTCTTCGTCGTCAAATGATGCGGTGTCGTCGTCAATGACCTGTGTTTCTTGTGTTTCTTGCGGTGCGTGCTGCGTCCTCTCGCGCATCTGCGCCTGAACTTCCGCGATGACGGCACGCCGGTCGGGAGTGGGTTGTTCCTCAGGGGCGCCCTGTTGTTCCGGCGCGGATTGGTGCTCTGACGTCAGCTGGTGTTCCGGAGCAGGCGGTTGTTCGGATTCTGCGCGCCCGTGAGGAGACGTGTGCTGGTTCGACACCGCGGGAGAGTCTGCTTCGTCGAAAACAACCCGCCCCTCGCCGCCGGGGATCGCAACCGCTTCCTCCCAGCTGCTCATCGCCTGTCTGGCCACGTCAGGTTCCGGTGCATATCTCATTGACGAGGACGAGGCCGGCTTCTTTTCACCCCGCGTATCCCTGGGCGTTTCGCCGGGTTCGGGGTAGTGGAAGGGTTCCGATGGGTCCTGCGAAGACTCAGCGGCTTGAGGCTCAGCGGGTAGAGATTCAACCGTGGTCGATGCAGCGGACACATCCTGAACTGGCGAAGAATACGACGCGTCGTCCTCGTCCCCCGAAGACTCCTTCGATGTGGCAGAGGGGATCGAAGTGGCAGACGCGCTCACGGAATCGGTTGCCACATGATCCGCTGCCACCTGATCTGTGTTGGCAGGCAGTTCATCTCGGGCCGAAACCTGGGCTGTATCGTGGGCCGTCAATTCCTCGGATACATCAGCATTCGCCCGCTGGAACTGTTCGTGCGGCTCGGATTCCTCAGAGTGTGCCTCCGCTGAGGCTTTCTCAAAAGGGGGCGGCTCCGAGACCCATCCCTGGTCGTCGGTGCGCGGGCCGGTGTGGAACTCGTGGCGAGGACCCGTCTTAGTCTGATCACGGGATGCGTCCGCTGTGGGAGCCGAAACCGCGGGGCCACCCGCAGCCTGTCCAACCTGGGCCGTCACCGACACGTTCAGGCCAAGGACATCCTGAATTGCGCGTTCAACGTCTTGGAAGCGACCTCGGCTCATGAACTGAGCAACAAAACCCTGACTGGGGAAGAGGATCACAACGGTTGATCCGTCAACTGCTCCGAGCTGTCCGTTACCGCTGACCTGCGTCCATGTCACACGGTTCATTGAACTCAGGCGTTCAACGACTTCGCCCCAACGATTGCGCAGCATGTCGGCGTCGCGGCCCGTGCCAGGCGTATGCCCGGCCTCGGTCTGAGAGTCTGGGGGTATTGGCCGACCTTGGCCAGTATTGGCTTCCCGCTGACTGTCCGGATGAGTGGACTGAGTGCCCGGCTGCTCCGGCTGCGGGCGCGCCGGAGTATTCTCTGCTGCCACCGACTGCGGACTCGACGCGGACGAATTCTGGATCCGCCCAGATGCGGGCTGGCTGGGTTGAGCATCGTCATGCCCATCCTGGGACCCGGGGGTTCGCGGTTGCACATCAGCCCACGCATTCGCCTCAGCAGGGGCGGACTGAACGGGCTGACGCGGCTGTTCACGTCGATTATCGGAGGGTGCCTCACCCTGGTGTGACGCGGAATTCTCACGATTGCGCAAAGCTGAATCAGCAGGTTCGGGCCCACGTGTCGGCGTGGACGCGGGTGTAAAATTCTGCGGCTGAGCGGGTGCAGGTGCCGGCGTTGACATTCCTTCCGCTACGGGCGCGCTTGACACCGTCTGAGCAGGTGCGACCTCGGATACTGCCGATTGCGGACTCGACGCAGGCCGATTCTGCCCCTGGGACTGCTGATATGCCGCAAGCGCTTCGAGACCTCGCGGACCGCGGCCCCCACTCTGGCCTCCCCCGGCGAAACGAGCCTGATCACGCTCGTTGGGGGCACCGCCACCGTGAATACCAACACCACCGGGCACACCACCCTGAGCAACACCCTGGGCATTCACGTGACCGACCTGCGCCCCGCCAAGGGGAACAAGGATTCGACCGATGAGTAGTTCAAGTTGCAGCCTGGGCGAGGTTGCTCCGGCCATTGTCCGCAGAGCCTCGTCCGTCAAGTCCGCGGCCCTCGACAGCGCACGACTTCCCCAATTCTTCGCCTGACGCTGCATACGCTCGAACTGATCAACGGGAACACCGCTGAGCACGTCTGCTGCACCGTCACCTGCAACGGAGACGATGAGTAGGTCACGTAAGCGCTGAAGGAAGTCCTCCGCAAAACGTCGGGGTTCGTGACCGGAATCCACCATGCGTTCAACGACGCGGAAGGCAGCGGCTCCGTCTCCGCCGGCGAGGGCGTCAACCGTTTCATCCAGTAGCTCGGTGTCCGTGTATCCAAGCAGTGCGATCGCTGTGTGGTAAGTCAGGTGTCCGTCGGATACGCCTGCCATCAGCTGGTCGAGGACGGACAACGTGTCACGTACTGAACCTCCGCCCGCACGCATCACCAGGTTAATCACACCCTGATCAACGGCAATCTGCTCTTTTTCGCACAGCTCCTGGAGGTAGGGAGCCAAAACGTCCGGCGGAACCAAACGGAACGGATAGTGGTGTGTCCGCGAGCGAATGGTTCCGATGACCCGGTCAGGTTCCGTTGTTGCGAAGACGAATTTCACGTGCTCTGGCGGTTCCTCAACGATTTTCAGCAGAGCATTGAAGCCCTGGTTCGTCACCATGTGCGCTTCGTCGATGATGAAAATTTTGTAGCGGTCACGAATCGGAGCGAAGGCCGCGCGCTCACGTAATTCGCGGGCATCGTCAACACCGCCGTGCGAGGCCGCGTCGATCTCGACAACATCCAGGGATCCAGGACCCCCGTTCGCCAACTCAACGCACGACTCGCACGTGCCGCACGGAGTATCCGTTGGTCCTTGAGCGCAGTTGAGACAACGGGCAAGGATGCGCGCCGACGTTGTCTTTCCACAACCACGCGGCCCTGAAAATAGGTACGCGTGAGTTACCCGGTTCGCGCTCAAGGCCGCGCGTAACGGTTGGGTGACGTGGTCTTGCCCGATCACCTGGTCGAAGGTGTCGGGGCGGTATCTGCGGTACAGGGCTGTGCTCACGATCCAACCCTACGTGCCTCCACTGGCATTTGTGGCACCGATCCGGAACTCTGTGGGTCTTTCGACTGGAGATTCCAGGCAAAGAGAGGTGAGTGGACGTCCTCATCGACAAAAACATATATCCTGACGTGTTACCCACCGCTTGAAGGAACGCCATGCCGAA from Schaalia sp. ZJ405 includes the following:
- a CDS encoding DNA polymerase III subunit gamma and tau, which codes for MSTALYRRYRPDTFDQVIGQDHVTQPLRAALSANRVTHAYLFSGPRGCGKTTSARILARCLNCAQGPTDTPCGTCESCVELANGGPGSLDVVEIDAASHGGVDDARELRERAAFAPIRDRYKIFIIDEAHMVTNQGFNALLKIVEEPPEHVKFVFATTEPDRVIGTIRSRTHHYPFRLVPPDVLAPYLQELCEKEQIAVDQGVINLVMRAGGGSVRDTLSVLDQLMAGVSDGHLTYHTAIALLGYTDTELLDETVDALAGGDGAAAFRVVERMVDSGHEPRRFAEDFLQRLRDLLIVSVAGDGAADVLSGVPVDQFERMQRQAKNWGSRALSRAADLTDEALRTMAGATSPRLQLELLIGRILVPLGGAQVGHVNAQGVAQGGVPGGVGIHGGGAPNERDQARFAGGGQSGGRGPRGLEALAAYQQSQGQNRPASSPQSAVSEVAPAQTVSSAPVAEGMSTPAPAPAQPQNFTPASTPTRGPEPADSALRNRENSASHQGEAPSDNRREQPRQPVQSAPAEANAWADVQPRTPGSQDGHDDAQPSQPASGRIQNSSASSPQSVAAENTPARPQPEQPGTQSTHPDSQREANTGQGRPIPPDSQTEAGHTPGTGRDADMLRNRWGEVVERLSSMNRVTWTQVSGNGQLGAVDGSTVVILFPSQGFVAQFMSRGRFQDVERAIQDVLGLNVSVTAQVGQAAGGPAVSAPTADASRDQTKTGPRHEFHTGPRTDDQGWVSEPPPFEKASAEAHSEESEPHEQFQRANADVSEELTAHDTAQVSARDELPANTDQVAADHVATDSVSASATSIPSATSKESSGDEDDASYSSPVQDVSAASTTVESLPAEPQAAESSQDPSEPFHYPEPGETPRDTRGEKKPASSSSMRYAPEPDVARQAMSSWEEAVAIPGGEGRVVFDEADSPAVSNQHTSPHGRAESEQPPAPEHQLTSEHQSAPEQQGAPEEQPTPDRRAVIAEVQAQMRERTQHAPQETQETQVIDDDTASFDDEDLETSTNFGLSAVLDILGGKVVEEVYDEGKN
- the recR gene encoding recombination mediator RecR, with product MYEGALQNLIDEFGRLPGIGPKSAQRMALFVLDSDPEDVSRLVEAIGAVRSRVHHCEICGNLTEEDQCSICRDVRRDPSVICVVQEPKDIQAIEAARVFRGRYHVLGGVIDPIHGIGPEQLRIGQLLGRLHDGDVTEVILATNPNVEGEATAAYLARTLQTIGVATSRLAMGLPMGGDLEYADSVTLGRALEGRRSL